In Nostoc edaphicum CCNP1411, the sequence TACCCTTTCTGCTTGTTTGATTTAGCGTATTGCACCAGTTGTAATAACCGTCTTGGTTACAAACTGCTAGATTATGGTTTCAATACTCTAAAAGACGACTGAAAAAGCTAGTACAGCACCGCCCAAATAGAGCAATGATTGAAAATCGCACAAAAGCCTATCCTATAAGCTTTTTGCCTTTTGACTTCCGACTTCTAGCTTGCGGTACGAGCGTAGAAAGTCATTTCTAGGCGCAATAACTCAGATATCAGTTTGAATGCACTTTTCCTCCCAAACACTTACAACCTGCTTTTGGATTCAAATTTTCTATGTCAGACCCCAACATTGGTCGCTTACTCAGCAAACGCTACCAACTCCAGGAGTTAATCGGTACTGGAGCAATGGGTCGGGTTTATCGTGCTAAAGATACTTTGTTGGGAGGTGTACCTGTTGCGGTTAAGTTTCTCGCTCTCTCAATCCAAAATGAAAAGATGCGATTGCAAGACCGCTTTGAGCGAGAAGCAAAAACCTGTGCTTTATTAGGGCAAAAAAGCATCCACATTGTCCGAGTTATGGATTATGGCGTAGATGACAATAATACCCCGTTCTACGTCATGGAATATCTACAAGGACAAAGCCTGAACAATATTATTCGCAAGCAACGACTGCCTTTACCAAGATTCTTGAGTATGGCGCGTCAACTCAGCCTGGGATTACAGTGCGCCCATGATGGCATTCCAGTTGATGGTACTATTTGCCCAATTATCCATCGTGATGTCAAGCCAAGCAATATGCTGGTGATTCAAGATCCCAGTTTTGGAGAATTGGTCAAGGTTCTAGATTTTGGTATTGCTAAATTATTACAGTCAGATGGTGACCATACAAAATTCTATTTGGGGACATTGGCTTATTCTTCTCCCGAACAAATGGAGGGTAAGGAATTAGACAACCGTGCTGATATTTATAGTTTGGGCGTCATGATGTTTGAGATGCTCACAGGCAAAATGCCACTGGTAGCACCAACTCACTCTTTTGGAGCATGGTATAAAACACATCACTATCAAAAACCACGTTCTTTTGCTGAGGTTGCGCCTGGATTAGAACTACCAAAAGAAATCGAAAATTTGGTGATGAGTTGTCTAGCTAAACTAGCACGCGATCGCCCCCAAAGTATCACTGAAATTCTAAGAGTTTTAGCATCTCTAGAAAAGCCTGAGCATACACGCAAAATTCAGCAAGACAGCCATGCTCTAGTTCCTTCTACTACAGCTAGCCCTGAGCTTGAACAAAAGACTAAAGCCGATTTGCGGGTATCCTGGTCAAACGATGAAATCGCTCGTGCCATTTCCTGGCCCCAAAATAAACCAATTGCCGATATTGTCTTTCCCCAGACCATTCACACCAATGGGGAGATTTTACCAGCCCTATGGGTGATGCTACCACAAGAAGAAATTCAGAAGCGCTTACTCTGTACCCGTTATAACCAATTTCTTTTCATCTCTATTCCTCATCCCATGTTGCTATGGATTACTGTCATTTATAACCGCAAGCATGGTGCTAAATGGTTGCCTTATTACCTTGATCTCAAAAGCAGTCTTGGTCAAGAAATTGCTAGGTTACTCCAGCACACAGGTTACTACCGCCTGTTATTCTTTGCACGAGAAACACCAAATCGCTGTACCCATATCTTACTTTCCAGCGTCGCTTCTGCCCAGCGCCAGCGACTACAAGAGTGGGTCGCAATGAGCAACACCTTAATGTCCTCTGCTGACCCACAAATCAGTAAAAGCTTACTCAAAAGTGAGTATGAAAAGATTAAGCCTCAAATTCTAACAAAACTAGAAAGTATTGATACAGATTCTCCATACGATCTTTCCAGCTAGTGGTCTGTCAATCCAAATTTGACGGGTTGAGACTGACACAAAGGCGCGGAGAATTTTAAACAAAGCAAACTTGCCTTGACAGACTACTAAGAATAATTTCTGAATGTTACGTGTTTTAGATGTAACTAAGGGGTAGGCACTGAAATAATGTAAACTTTTATAAACAAAGTATATATAAAGATGTAAGTTCTAGTTATATGTATAAAGAGTGAAATCACTAGCTGCCAAATTAGTGCTGTCTAAATTCTCTCTGAATATTCTTCTGTATATATTCCAGGAAATTGTCAATTTACGCAGGTGTGATTCTCAGACTAGACGAAACAAGAAGAAGTTTGGCTAAAGCAAACAGCAAATTTAGTCTATAAAGCTGAAATTAAGTCTAGACTCCAACAGATATGCCGTAGACAATGTTTACTCATTCTTAGTTAATTTCGTGGATTGAACTTTTGCACCGCTCTTGTGGAATTACTTATCGAAGTTGACGCCCCGGCATCCCCAGCTCTTTTCCTCCTTGGAACCAAGCAAGAGAAGGAGGTCGTCCACTGCGACATCAGAACGACTCTATGCCATAGTGGAACCGGAATCTAAGCCCCACTGGTGCTTAAGAAGCTCTTGATAAGTTGCCTCGCGCACAACCATTTGCTCATAGAGCTTAACTAAAAAGTCTTTAGCTTGTTCGTGGCTCATATTTTGTACCTGAGTAGCAAATGAGCAGATGCTGAATTGCTGTTCCAAGGATAGTTTCATGGGTTGATTCATAAGTTAACTCCGAAAAAACAACGCGTAAAGGTGATATCGCTCACAGAAGTCCAAATGGGATAAGATTTGGACTCATATCTGTCCAACATTTGTTCCCCCGTATTACGAAAGATAACAATTGTTTGACAGATTGCCCACATCCGAAATGTGGACTTTTTCTGCTCTGATATCTTGCACCTAATCCTACTGATATACCACCCAAGTTAGCTGAACCATATTCCGGAAAATAGGCTCTATTTAGCCTCGGATAAGTATAACTACCTCCCTGATTCCTTCTTGCTTTGCACAATTCTCCTTTGAGGAGAAGAACAAGTGCTATGCAAAACCCGTCTTAGTTTTTCTCTTTAGAAAACCTAAGATGCTTTCTCCTCCAGTATGGAGGAAGCTTCGGAGGGCGGAGACTTTAAGGAGGTTGGGGAATTAATGGTAATAAGCGTGAATTATAGTCGCTTTACCTTATTACGTGCAAGATGTCAATTAACCAATTTATGCAAATCTAGCCTCTTAAGGTCATTTTAGAGGCTAAAAATATTTGTATCAAATTGTAAAAAGGAAAAATGCTCACACTGAACAAATTACTGAGTATATTTACCGGATTTGTTCTTTATCCTTGAAAAAAGAGCAATAACTAATGACTATTTTCTTCGAGTGAGACGATGACAACTGTAATGTTATCGTGCCCTCCATGCTCTTTGGCAGCCTCAATTAGAGAGATGGCAGCTTTATCAAGCCAAGGACTATCTTGGAGACAGCTAGCAATCTTTTGCTCAACAAGTTCTTCTGTAAGACCATCACTACATAACAGCAAGCGATCGCCAGCTTTGACATCTAGTGGTTGCACATCAACCTGATGCAAGTCTTCACGTCCCAAACAGCGCGATAATACATGACGAAAAGGATGTAATCGCGCTTCATCTAAAGTGATGTCACCGATTTTGATTGCTCGTGCTACCCAAGTATGGTCTTCTGTTACCTGTTCTAAGTGCGACTCCCGCAAGCGATACAGCCGCGAATCGCCAACATGAGCGCACCAAGGAGACTCTGGGGCACGAAAAATTACTGCGACAACCGTTGTACCCATGTCAGCGCGTTCGGGATGGTTTTGCTGATCCTGCAAAATCGCTTCATTGGCACCCCACAAAGCTTGCTCTAGCAATTCTTGAGAAGATTTAGAAGATTCCCAATTTGCTACTAAATACGTCTGAATTTCTTCAGTAGCAATGCGACTTGCTTCCTCACCTCCGGCATGACCACCCATTCCATCGGCGACGACGAAAAACCGCCCTTCTGGGTCGATATAGTAAGCATCCTGATTAGTAGAACGAATAAGTCCCGGATCACTAAAACCCGTGAAATTAAGTTTCATAATTTTTTTTGCAACAATTAATACATACGATCGTAACGGTCTAGGCGTAAAATTAGTCGGATCAGGATCACTGAGAGCGCCGCTACAATTAAACCAGGCACTAGTGCCCACCATACATAATTGCTAACCACTAAAATCGTAGCTGAAAGTGTGAAACCACTGATTAACAGAGCATAACTTATTGAGAGTTGAATACTGCTCTGTCGTCGTAGCAGGCGTTCAGTTTCTATAGATCGAACGCGCAAGCGCATGTCTCCCTGCTCTAGCTTCTCTAGTGTATCCTCTAATCTACGTGGTAGACCAAAGGCGGTACTACTTACCTGAGCTGCTTGGCGACTTAATTCGTTCAGAAAGCTATTCCCCTCAGAACCATTCATATCGGTCATAAGTTGCATTGCATACGGTTTGGCAACTTCCATAAAATTGAATTCTGGATCTAAGCCTTTGCCTACCCCTTCCAGAGTAGAAAAGGCTCGCATCACAAAAGTGAAAGTTGCAGGAAATCTAAATGGCTGATTATAAGCTATTTCGTAAAGGTCGTCACTGATTGCCGCGACTGATTGGTTTTCAAAAGGTTTGTCCATGAAATTGTCCAGCATATACTGGACGGAACGCCGGACTGGCCCCATGTCATCGGTTGGGGCGAT encodes:
- a CDS encoding serine/threonine-protein kinase, whose amino-acid sequence is MSDPNIGRLLSKRYQLQELIGTGAMGRVYRAKDTLLGGVPVAVKFLALSIQNEKMRLQDRFEREAKTCALLGQKSIHIVRVMDYGVDDNNTPFYVMEYLQGQSLNNIIRKQRLPLPRFLSMARQLSLGLQCAHDGIPVDGTICPIIHRDVKPSNMLVIQDPSFGELVKVLDFGIAKLLQSDGDHTKFYLGTLAYSSPEQMEGKELDNRADIYSLGVMMFEMLTGKMPLVAPTHSFGAWYKTHHYQKPRSFAEVAPGLELPKEIENLVMSCLAKLARDRPQSITEILRVLASLEKPEHTRKIQQDSHALVPSTTASPELEQKTKADLRVSWSNDEIARAISWPQNKPIADIVFPQTIHTNGEILPALWVMLPQEEIQKRLLCTRYNQFLFISIPHPMLLWITVIYNRKHGAKWLPYYLDLKSSLGQEIARLLQHTGYYRLLFFARETPNRCTHILLSSVASAQRQRLQEWVAMSNTLMSSADPQISKSLLKSEYEKIKPQILTKLESIDTDSPYDLSS
- a CDS encoding NblA/ycf18 family protein produces the protein MNQPMKLSLEQQFSICSFATQVQNMSHEQAKDFLVKLYEQMVVREATYQELLKHQWGLDSGSTMA
- a CDS encoding Stp1/IreP family PP2C-type Ser/Thr phosphatase, translating into MKLNFTGFSDPGLIRSTNQDAYYIDPEGRFFVVADGMGGHAGGEEASRIATEEIQTYLVANWESSKSSQELLEQALWGANEAILQDQQNHPERADMGTTVVAVIFRAPESPWCAHVGDSRLYRLRESHLEQVTEDHTWVARAIKIGDITLDEARLHPFRHVLSRCLGREDLHQVDVQPLDVKAGDRLLLCSDGLTEELVEQKIASCLQDSPWLDKAAISLIEAAKEHGGHDNITVVIVSLEENSH